The window AAGAGGAGTAGGTTCCGGCTTAGGCTGAGGAGCAACTTCTGGTGTTTCTTTAGCATTATTAGTTTTCATCCCGAAGTTTTTAGGATCTAATTTTTCAGCATCTTTATAGTGTTCCTCCGCTCGTTTATGGTTTCCCATTTTTCCTAAAACTAAGCCTAGATTATTATGTGAAATTGCATCCTCAGGATCAAGTTCTAATGCTTTTTGGTAGTCATCCTTAGCGCCCGCTAAATCATTCATATGATCTTTTATAAAAGCTCTGCTTGCATATCGAAAAGGATTTTCGGGTTCCATTTCCACAGCAGTATTAAAATCCGTTATGGCAGCATCCTGCTGCTTAGCCATATAATAGATTAAACCTCTTTCAGCGAAAAGCTCTGCGCTGTCAGGTTTCAGTTTAATAGCTTTGCTTAAATCAGATTGAGCAGCTTGATAATCTTTGATCTTGAAATAGGCTTTCCCTCTTTGGTAGAAGGCAATTGGATTCTGATTGTTTTGTGTAATATATTGAGAATATAAGTGGATACCTTGTTTGTATTCGCCTTTCTGACAGTAATTTGAAGCAGTTGTTAATAAGATATTAATATCTTCCATGAAATCAATTTTTATTAGGGGTTGTTCTCGATTGTAAAGTTATACAAGTAACAACTATTGAGAAAGTCTAGAGTTTCTCAAATTATCACATTTGATGCTATTACTGATTTTGATTTATAAAGTTTTCTATCCAGTCGTATGCCTGATTGTTACTATTAATAAATTGCGTAATCATGGGCACATGCTTTTTCTTTTCTTGTAAATGATAATTTGGCTTAGGCTCAATTTTTTTATACTCCTTCATGAATCTCTCAGTGCTTGAAAGAATACCAGGCAATGTTTTTCCACCCATCATAATTAATAATGGCGGATCATTTTTATCCAAATAGTAAATGGGTGAAGTTTGCTTCCAAATCTCAGAATCATTTGTAAATGTCTTCAAATAGGAAGTTCCCGCTGGGTAGTTTCTCTTTTTTAAAAAGCCGTACATATCTAAGCCAGC is drawn from Marivirga arenosa and contains these coding sequences:
- a CDS encoding tetratricopeptide repeat protein, with the protein product MEDINILLTTASNYCQKGEYKQGIHLYSQYITQNNQNPIAFYQRGKAYFKIKDYQAAQSDLSKAIKLKPDSAELFAERGLIYYMAKQQDAAITDFNTAVEMEPENPFRYASRAFIKDHMNDLAGAKDDYQKALELDPEDAISHNNLGLVLGKMGNHKRAEEHYKDAEKLDPKNFGMKTNNAKETPEVAPQPKPEPTPLPNIKKEEKVSGTANFGNTLKALISSSEERKEFWSFVKNKVFKAIK